A region of Fimbriimonadaceae bacterium DNA encodes the following proteins:
- the cefD gene encoding Isopenicillin N epimerase, translating to MTYVNTASVGPSPKVVLERMVATWHLIESSPVAESYSRGTDNLDKVRQKIGAFLNCDKEDLVFTGCTSDAMNRLAFALSLQPGDHILSTDQEHEGGHDCWKFHARSRGVQVEDIPIALEERNPQAIVDRFAKAIKPKTRAISFSHVLYTNGLRLPAAELCELARRRGVISIIDGAQAVGNIPVDVKQIGCDAYAAPGHKWLLGPKGTGFMYVRPRSCSPPGASNPPDRHQGPK from the coding sequence ATGACCTACGTGAATACCGCCTCGGTGGGTCCCAGCCCGAAGGTTGTGCTTGAGCGAATGGTCGCCACGTGGCATCTGATTGAGAGTTCGCCGGTTGCCGAGTCGTACTCCAGAGGCACTGATAACCTCGACAAAGTTCGTCAAAAGATCGGCGCGTTTCTCAACTGCGACAAGGAGGACCTTGTCTTTACGGGATGCACGTCGGACGCTATGAACCGCCTTGCGTTTGCTTTGTCGCTGCAGCCGGGCGACCACATCCTCAGCACCGATCAGGAGCATGAGGGCGGACATGACTGCTGGAAGTTCCACGCGCGTTCTCGAGGAGTCCAAGTGGAAGATATCCCGATTGCTTTAGAGGAGCGTAACCCACAAGCGATCGTAGACCGTTTCGCCAAGGCTATTAAGCCGAAGACCCGAGCCATCTCATTCTCTCACGTGCTGTACACGAACGGCCTGCGCTTGCCTGCGGCAGAATTATGCGAACTGGCCCGTCGCCGTGGCGTGATTTCCATCATCGACGGGGCGCAGGCCGTCGGCAACATTCCGGTGGACGTTAAGCAGATCGGGTGCGACGCCTACGCCGCTCCTGGCCACAAGTGGCTTCTCGGGCCGAAAGGAACCGGCTTCATGTATGTGAGGCCGCGCAGCTGCTCCCCGCCTGGAGCTTCTAACCCGCCTGACCGACACCAAGGCCCAAAATGA